CGATAAGTGCATCCATGAAGTCGTTGCTCGAAGCATCTCTCTCGTTTGTCCGAGATGATTTTTCCACAATCCGAGCATTGTAAATCTCTCGAAAAACCTGAAACAACTTCTCCGAGCAGTCCTTCATCTTCTTACTATTACCTTGCAAGTCAAGAAACCTCATAAATGGGAAGAAGTTAGCAAGGTCTGGGTTTCCGATAGCTTCCATGACACCAGTCATCAACTCTTGAAACACACTGGAATCTTTCGAATTGTAGCTACCGATATTaactgaaaacaaaatgtttGATATGATATTGAGAGCTGTGACGAATAATGCTCGAGAAATATCAacagcttcttctctctcactgcTTTCCCTTACGAAGTTGACAAGCTCTTGCGCCCTCTTCATCCTCATAGCTTTGGTGGCTTCGATACGTTGTGGTGAAAACATTTGAGTCACGGATAGTTTCCTCAACATTCtgaaaaacattacataaaTAGAAACGATGATCTGTAACCGTTAATAAGCTCAAGCGCTATTAGCTTAAACCACtttaaaagatgtttttttaaaaGCGATAGAATTTTACTATTTGTGGACCTACTACAAGTATAACTTAGATTCGGGATTCCAAAGATTATCATGTTTATAGATCTGGAACTTCCTAGCTACTGAAAAGAGaaattatagaggaaaaataaataaaaaatcggtTACCTCCAACGAGTAGACGTAGGATGTACCCAGGCAACGGAGAAGTCATGATGGTTGTTGGATTGTACCGCTGCATTTACGTACCGGCCAGACAAGATTTGATCATGTGTTCTTAGTACTTCTCTCGCAGCGTCCCGTGAAGCTATGACCACTGAGTTTAAAAATCCAAGCTTAAGACTCATGACTGGTCCATATTTTTTTGAGAGATCTGCGAATGAGCGATGTGGGTGCTTTCCGACAAGATGAATGTTTCCGATGAATGGTAACCGTGGAGGCCCCCGAGGTGCTGCCGTTACTTGACGAAGTTTTGGTCGGGATCTTGAGGTGATGAAGATAAGAAAACATGATAAGATGAAGCAAAAGAGGAGAATAGGCGTTTGTTCAGAGATGATGTCCATTTGTGTTCtaaagtgataaaaaaaactacacaTTAATGACTAAACATGGTATAGTTTTTTTCTATACGAATAGAGAGATGTATATAAGGATAGTTGaagtcgacaaaaaaaaaaaaatcaattattttgcAGCTCCAATTCCTATCCATCATGGGCTTCTAATTATTGCCGGTAGACATCAACTTGCCACGAAAAAAATCAAGGTTCCAATTGCGATCAAACGCCCAGTCTTAATAGATATACATGTACGTGAGTAAGGATGCGAACAGTCGTAACGAAATCGTATACGTTTTTGGGCTAAAGTAACAAAACTAATGATAATTATAGACTTTGTAATTTGTATTCTGTTTCTTGTATGATGACATAAAAATTagatgttgtatatatattcgtCTTTAGGCTTTAAACAcgaaaatacaaatattatattctctccgtttcataatataggatgttttagaagtttttctttgtttgataatataagatgttttcaactttttaagtaacttttagattacttttctattttcttattatttattttatgcagtcttgtttatgattgattgaattttttttaaacggttatttcttaatttacttgctttcactcaaaacattttatatattgaaatggAGAGAGTATTATATTTACGTAAATAAAACTTTATGCCACACAAGGTTTAAGATTGAACGAGCATAAAGGCGGTTAGTCTATGTTTAGGACAAAGCcgtataataattttcttatcttCATTTCCtgctaataataattaatgttcCCATTAGATACAAACCGAGAGATCAATCCATGCTCAATTAGTGTTGTGTCATATTCAGGCAATCTTATCTTCTTGGAATTATTGGATACAGTGGTCCGGTCGAGAAGAAAGCcaattacaaaaatttcaacgAAATTCCTGTCCTTTTCGCGAAATCTCATCTCATCTACTTCCTTGTTATTTTCCTCATttgatggtttttttctttctttttctggcTTATATCCTAAGTCCTGCTTTCCAcaagtttgttttcttattattattggaaGTTTGGAACTCGTAGTTGGATAAAGAACCCTAAAGCTAATGCATATTTCTTATTTCTGGCattcttcttcgtcctctttCCATAAAGTCTTCACAATTGATTAACAAGTAATTCTTGACCTTCCCACCCAAACTCGCTGAATCAATTTCTCTCATTGCGGTTGTCTTATTCCAAGACTTGGATTTTCGAATCACATTTGATATGTTTCTTATTCTAAATCAGGtaaataattgtattttttttgtgaaactttAATTcgtacgttaaaaaaaaaataaaaaaaaatagactaaaTGTCTAATTAATGGCACGTTTCTTGACGGGAATGGCATGTAACGGATTGGTTTTATGCAACGTGAGACCAAAGCTCTCGTCCATGTCCAAATCCTCAGAAGCGACGCCGTTTGGAAGCTTCCAATCAAAGGAACAGAGAAGTGAAGCAAGCATAAGAGGCACTGTTTTCACAGCCAAAGGCAATCCCGGGCAAATTCTCCTTCCGGCTCCGAATGGTGTAAGCTCATAATCTCTACCTCTCACGTCCATTTCTTTCCCCAAAAACCTCTCTGGCTCGAACCTGGTCGGATTCTCCCACACGCTAGGGTCTCGTCCCATAGCCCACACGTTAACCAAAACCTGAGTGTCTTTAGGTACGAGGTATCCAAGAACCTCCACATCTGATTCCGCTTTCCGTGGGACGAGAAGCGGAACAGCCGGATGTAACCGGAATGTTTCCTTCACAACTGCTTGTAAATAGGGTAGTTCCGAGATATCAGACTCTTCAACAACACCTTTTTGACCGATCACACGGTCGATCTCAGACTGAGCTTTTGCCATTGTTTCAGGGCTTCGAAGTAACTCTGCCATAGCCCATTCCACGGTACTAGAGTTTGTATCTGTTCCCGCTCCAAACAGGTCCTGATACATGCGTACAGTTTAAAGTCTTGGTGATGTTTTACGTATGTATTAAGTcacatgattttaaatatatacaaatta
The sequence above is drawn from the Camelina sativa cultivar DH55 chromosome 4, Cs, whole genome shotgun sequence genome and encodes:
- the LOC104783120 gene encoding cytochrome P450 76C2, which gives rise to MCSFFYHFRTQMDIISEQTPILLFCFILSCFLIFITSRSRPKLRQVTAAPRGPPRLPFIGNIHLVGKHPHRSFADLSKKYGPVMSLKLGFLNSVVIASRDAAREVLRTHDQILSGRYVNAAVQSNNHHDFSVAWVHPTSTRWRMLRKLSVTQMFSPQRIEATKAMRMKRAQELVNFVRESSEREEAVDISRALFVTALNIISNILFSVNIGSYNSKDSSVFQELMTGVMEAIGNPDLANFFPFMRFLDLQGNSKKMKDCSEKLFQVFREIYNARIVEKSSRTNERDASSNDFMDALIDLHQGDQPEINTNEIEHLLFDLFIAGTDTTSSTVEWAMAELLRSPKSMTKVQDEINGVMGQNGVIQESDISELSYLQAVVKETFRLHPAAPLLLPRKAETDVDILGFLVPKNTQVLVNVWAIGRDPNVWENPNRFEPERFMGKEMDVKGKDYELTPFGAGRRICPGMPLAVKTVPLMLASLLYSFDWKLPYGVGSEDLDMDETFGLTLHKTNPLHAVPLKKREP